One segment of Cololabis saira isolate AMF1-May2022 chromosome 9, fColSai1.1, whole genome shotgun sequence DNA contains the following:
- the atad1a gene encoding outer mitochondrial transmembrane helix translocase: MLLKDLPRDALLRPLSRSEVLGMLVRLTIFGAATYYSIKWVVEAMDPTAKQKNQSKKRAEQLMKRIGVEGVKLTDYELNIASHLVDPHTIKVSWRDIAGLEELINELQDTVILPFQKRHLLPGSKLFQPPKGVLLFGPPGCGKTMIAKATAKASGCKFINLQASMLTDMWYGESQKLTAAVFSLAVKIQPCIVFIDEIDSFLRNRSSLDHEATAMMKAQFMSLWDGLETSSTTQVMVMGATNRPQDVDPAILRRMPATFYVGLPNPRQRHDILRLILAGENLSNAINLKEIAEKTDGYSGSDLRELCRDAAMYRVRDYVRKEQMRQIAQQLQEDEDEENPVDEDWFRPVTQLDLLFGLEKMKEAKQVTAAVLPPVPAEVPLD; encoded by the exons ATGCTGCTGAAGGATCTCCCCAGAGACGCTCTGCTCCGGCCGCTGAGCAGGAGTGAAGTGCTGGGCATGCTGGTCCGGCTGACCATCTTCGGTGCTGCTACGTACTACAGCATCAAGTGGGTGGTGGAGGCCATGGATCCCACCGCTAAACAGAAAAACCAGTCCAAGAAAAGG GCAGAACAGCTGATGAAGAGAATCGGAGTGGAAGGAGTCAAACTGACGGACTATGAATTGAACATCGCGTCTCATCTAGTTGATCCACACACGATTAAG GTTTCCTGGAGAGATATCGCCGGTCTGGAGGAGCTGATCAACGAGCTGCAGGACACGGTCATCTTACCGTTCCAGAAAAGACACCTCCTGCCCGGATCCAAACTCTTCCAGCCTCCTAAAG GAGTTTTATTATTTGGTCCTCCGGGCTGTGGGAAGACCATGATCGCCAAGGCAACAGCCAAAGCCTCGGGATGCAAGTTTATAAACCTCCAGGCCTCCATGCTCACCGACATGTGGTACGGAGAATCCCAGAAGCTGACGGCTGCAGTTTTCTCTCTAGCCGTCAAAATCCAGCCGTGCATCGTCTTCATCGATGAGATTG ATTCATTCCTGAGGAATCGCTCCAGCCTGGACCACGAGGCCACGGCCATGATGAAGGCCCAGTTCATGAGTCTGTGGGACGGCCTGGAAACCTCTTCAACCACACAG GTGATGGTGATGGGAGCGACGAACCGGCCGCAGGACGTGGATCCAGCCATCCTGCGCAGGATGCCGGCCACCTTTTACGTTGGCCTGCCA AACCCGAGGCAAAGGCACGACATCCTGAGGCTGATTTTAGCCGGAGAAAAT CTGAGCAACGCCATTAACCTGAAGGAGATCGCCGAGAAGACGGACGGATACTCGGGCAGCGACCTCAGGGAGCTCTGCCGCGACGCCGCCATGTACCGAGTCCGGGACTACGTACGCAAGGAGCAGATGAGGCAGATCgctcagcagctgcaggaggacgaggacgaggaaaA CCCCGTGGACGAGGACTGGTTCCGACCGGTCACCCAGCTGGACCTCCTGTTTGGACTGGAGAAGATGAAGGAAGCCAAGCAGGTGACGGCTGCCGTGTTACCGCCGGTACCAGCGGAGGTTCCTCTGGACTGA